From the genome of Deinococcus sp. JMULE3, one region includes:
- a CDS encoding acetylornithine/succinylornithine family transaminase — protein MTSTQSKWLEAELKYDSRVVGKHEVVMTRGQGSVVWDETGRSYIDCVAGYGVANIGHCHPDVVKAIRDQAERLLVMPQSLPNDKRAEFLTELVGVTPAGLDRVFLCNSGTEAMEAAKKFAITATGRKRFVSMKRGFSGRSLGALAFTWEPKYREPFGEAVDNRNVDFVTYGNIEELRAAITDETAAVILEPVQGEGGVRPASPEFIQEARRLTQEKGALLILDEIQTGFCRTGKMFAAEHYGVVPDGMTLAKAMAGGVPIGAFVMTADVADRMPAGGHGGTFGGNPLAMAAGVAAIRAMKREGMAEQAREKGAYFMERLRAIQSPKIREVRGLGLMIGVELKEKSAPYIHALEHEEGVLTLQATPLVVRFLPPVTISREQIDTVVAAFERVLNSVNPRAERQAELAAAQKEEKQTE, from the coding sequence ATGACCTCAACCCAGAGCAAGTGGCTCGAAGCCGAACTGAAGTACGACAGCCGCGTCGTCGGTAAGCACGAGGTCGTCATGACCCGCGGGCAGGGCAGCGTCGTCTGGGACGAAACCGGCCGCTCGTACATCGACTGCGTCGCCGGGTACGGCGTGGCGAACATCGGCCACTGCCACCCGGACGTCGTGAAAGCCATCCGCGATCAGGCCGAGCGGCTGCTCGTCATGCCCCAGAGCCTCCCGAACGACAAACGCGCCGAGTTCCTGACCGAACTGGTCGGCGTGACGCCCGCCGGACTGGACCGCGTGTTCCTGTGCAACAGCGGCACCGAAGCCATGGAGGCCGCGAAGAAGTTCGCGATCACCGCCACGGGCCGCAAGCGCTTCGTGAGCATGAAGCGCGGCTTCTCGGGCCGCAGCCTGGGCGCGCTGGCGTTCACCTGGGAACCCAAGTACCGCGAACCCTTCGGTGAGGCTGTGGACAACCGCAACGTGGACTTCGTGACGTACGGGAACATCGAGGAACTCCGCGCCGCGATCACCGACGAGACCGCCGCCGTCATTCTGGAACCCGTGCAGGGCGAGGGCGGCGTGCGGCCCGCCAGCCCCGAATTCATCCAGGAGGCCCGCCGCCTGACGCAGGAGAAGGGCGCGCTGCTGATCCTCGACGAGATCCAGACCGGCTTCTGCCGCACCGGGAAGATGTTCGCCGCCGAGCACTACGGCGTCGTGCCCGACGGCATGACCCTCGCGAAGGCCATGGCGGGCGGCGTGCCCATCGGCGCGTTCGTCATGACCGCCGACGTCGCCGACCGCATGCCCGCCGGGGGTCACGGCGGCACGTTCGGCGGGAACCCGCTGGCGATGGCCGCCGGGGTCGCCGCGATCCGCGCCATGAAGCGCGAGGGCATGGCCGAGCAGGCCCGCGAGAAGGGCGCGTACTTCATGGAGCGACTGCGCGCCATCCAGAGCCCCAAGATCCGCGAGGTGCGCGGCCTGGGCCTGATGATCGGCGTGGAACTGAAAGAAAAGAGCGCCCCGTACATCCACGCGCTGGAACACGAGGAGGGCGTCCTGACCCTCCAGGCGACGCCGCTCGTCGTGCGTTTCCTGCCGCCCGTCACCATCAGCCGCGAGCAGATCGACACCGTGGTCGCCGCGTTCGAGCGCGTCCTGAACAGCGTGAACCCCCGCGCCGAACGGCAGGCGGAACTGGCCGCCGCGCAGAAGGAAGAGAAGCAGACCGAGTAA
- the purD gene encoding phosphoribosylamine--glycine ligase: MRVLVIGGGGREHAIVHACVRAGHEVLCTPGNPGIAQMARVIGSAQDAASLAQLARTEAADVVIVGPEAYLAAGVVDECEALGIPAFGPSRAASRLEGDKAWSKAFMHRHGIPTAAHHTFSDLGAAGAHVATLTPPIVVKDAGLKAGKGVTIAHTAEEAHAALWDIFTQPGAQAVIEDFMTGQEVTVLALTDGSAYALTPPSQDHKTIHAGDTGPMTGGMGVICPFPISAEALEVVRRDIIEPTLAGMRADGHPFRGVLYAGLMLTPQGPKVVEFNARFGDPEAEAVLPLLESDLAQHALDAARGQLRPDDVRFRDAASATIILAAPGYPGEPQKGIPLTLPDPGPDEVIYHAGTADSAAGLISNGGRVLAVTAVADTLNGALGRAYALADRVGFPGAQLRRDIGARIGAAPDSTPV, translated from the coding sequence ATGCGCGTCCTGGTGATCGGCGGCGGCGGGCGCGAGCACGCCATCGTGCACGCCTGCGTCCGCGCGGGGCACGAGGTGCTGTGCACGCCCGGCAACCCCGGCATCGCGCAGATGGCCCGCGTGATCGGCAGCGCGCAGGACGCCGCCAGCCTCGCGCAGCTGGCCCGCACCGAGGCGGCCGACGTGGTCATCGTGGGGCCGGAGGCGTACCTCGCGGCGGGCGTCGTGGACGAGTGCGAGGCGCTGGGCATCCCAGCGTTCGGCCCGTCACGCGCCGCGAGCCGCCTGGAGGGCGACAAGGCCTGGAGCAAGGCGTTCATGCACCGCCACGGCATTCCCACCGCCGCGCACCACACCTTCAGCGACCTGGGCGCGGCCGGGGCGCACGTGGCGACCCTGACGCCGCCCATCGTGGTGAAGGACGCGGGCCTGAAGGCCGGGAAGGGGGTCACCATCGCCCACACCGCCGAGGAGGCGCACGCGGCGCTGTGGGACATCTTCACTCAGCCCGGCGCGCAGGCGGTCATCGAGGACTTCATGACCGGTCAGGAGGTCACGGTGCTGGCCCTGACCGACGGCAGCGCGTACGCCCTGACGCCCCCCAGTCAGGACCACAAGACCATCCACGCGGGCGACACCGGCCCCATGACCGGCGGGATGGGCGTCATCTGCCCCTTCCCGATCAGCGCCGAGGCGCTGGAGGTCGTGCGGCGCGACATCATCGAGCCCACCCTGGCGGGCATGCGCGCTGACGGGCACCCGTTCCGGGGCGTGCTGTACGCCGGACTGATGCTCACCCCGCAAGGGCCGAAGGTTGTGGAGTTCAACGCCCGCTTCGGCGACCCCGAGGCGGAAGCCGTCCTGCCGCTGCTGGAAAGCGACCTCGCGCAGCACGCCCTGGACGCCGCGCGCGGGCAGCTCCGGCCCGACGACGTGCGCTTCCGTGACGCCGCGAGCGCCACCATCATCCTCGCCGCGCCCGGCTACCCCGGCGAACCTCAGAAAGGCATTCCCCTGACCCTCCCCGACCCCGGCCCGGACGAGGTCATCTACCACGCGGGCACCGCCGACAGCGCCGCCGGACTGATCAGCAATGGGGGCCGCGTGCTGGCCGTCACCGCCGTCGCGGACACCCTGAACGGCGCGCTGGGCCGCGCGTACGCCCTCGCGGACCGCGTGGGCTTCCCCGGCGCGCAACTGCGGCGCGACATCGGCGCCCGCATCGGCGCGGCCCCTGACTCCACGCCCGTTTGA
- a CDS encoding MBL fold metallo-hydrolase — protein sequence MTVHTLDLNFQNTPGVIASSVFDTGDGLAVVDTGPGSTLGALEAGLAGLGASLADVRHVLLTHIHFDHAGAAGTVLDRVPQARAYVHERGAAHLSRPERLLASATQIYGEHMDTLWGTMQPIDPARLTVLSGGETLTLGRVPVQVLYTPGHAVHHVSYHAVDDLFLGDVGGIRLDVAQTPRAPTPPPDINLEAWQGSLSVLETLDARTLHLAHFGAYPNTPGHWAGLRATMTADAQRVRAGLTAGLDPQAITTAFTEDLMHELKMEDPTLPARYDFACPPWMSVQGLLRYWQRQAARGNA from the coding sequence ATGACGGTCCACACGCTCGACCTGAACTTCCAGAACACGCCGGGCGTGATCGCGTCCAGCGTGTTCGACACCGGGGACGGGCTGGCGGTCGTGGATACCGGGCCGGGCAGCACCCTGGGCGCGCTGGAGGCCGGACTGGCCGGGCTGGGCGCGTCCCTGGCGGACGTGCGGCACGTCCTGCTGACGCACATACACTTCGATCACGCGGGCGCGGCGGGCACGGTGCTGGACCGGGTGCCGCAGGCCCGCGCGTACGTGCACGAGCGGGGCGCGGCGCACCTGTCCCGCCCGGAGCGGCTGCTGGCGAGCGCCACGCAGATCTACGGGGAGCACATGGACACCCTGTGGGGCACCATGCAGCCCATCGATCCCGCGCGCCTGACCGTCCTGAGCGGCGGCGAGACGCTGACGCTGGGCCGCGTGCCCGTGCAGGTCCTCTACACGCCGGGGCACGCCGTGCACCACGTGTCGTACCACGCGGTGGACGACCTGTTCCTTGGGGACGTGGGCGGCATCCGGCTGGACGTTGCCCAGACACCCCGCGCGCCCACGCCCCCGCCGGACATCAATCTGGAGGCGTGGCAAGGCAGCCTCTCCGTGCTGGAGACGCTGGACGCCCGGACGCTGCACCTCGCGCACTTCGGGGCGTACCCGAACACGCCGGGCCACTGGGCCGGGCTGCGCGCCACCATGACTGCCGACGCTCAGCGCGTCCGCGCGGGCCTGACGGCCGGACTGGACCCGCAGGCCATCACGACCGCCTTCACCGAGGACCTGATGCACGAACTCAAGATGGAAGACCCGACCCTGCCCGCCCGTTACGATTTCGCGTGCCCGCCGTGGATGAGCGTGCAGGGGCTGCTGCGCTACTGGCAGCGGCAGGCGGCGCGGGGGAACGCCTGA